Sequence from the Undibacterium piscinae genome:
AGCATTTTAGCGCCGTGATCGTCTCGCCAGCATTTGCCGGTAAGCGTCTGATACAGCGTCATCAGATCGTGTACGCAGCCCTGGGCGACCGTATGCGTGAAGAAATTCATGCTTTGTCGATGAAAACCCTGACGCCGGAAGAGTTTCAATAATCATGGATAAATTACTGATCACGGGTGGTTACCGCCTTAACGGTGAGATCAATATTTCTGGCGCCAAGAACGCTGCCCTGCCTATTCTTTGTGCAGGCTTGCTGACGGCCGATGATGTGGTGTTGCACAATGTGCCGGCACTGCAAGACGTTGCGACCATGCTCAAGCTGTTGCGTCAGATGGGCTTGTCGGTGACTCAGGAAGATGGTGTGGTAACGCTCAACGGTGGTGCCATCAGCAGCCTGGAAGCGCCTTACGAGATGGTCAAGACCATGCGCGCTTCTATCCTGGTGCTGGGTCCTTTGCTGGCGCGTTTCGGCGAGGCCAAGGTCTCCTTGCCAGGCGGTTGCGCGATTGGTTCGCGCCCTGTCGATCAGCATATCAAGGGTTTGCAGGCGATGGGTGCCGAGATCACGATAGAGGCAGGATATATTCACGCTAAGGCAAAACGCCTTAAAGGTACGCGCGTGGTGACCGATATGATCACCGTGACCGGCACCGAAAATCTGTTGATGGCAGCGACTTTGGCCGAAGGCGAAACCGTGCTGGAAAATGCCGCACGTGAACCGGAAGTGACTGATCTGGCGCACTTGCTGGTAGCGATGGGTGCCAAGATTGAAGGCATA
This genomic interval carries:
- a CDS encoding BolA family transcriptional regulator, encoding MFPTPEQIKTYIAAGLECTHLEVEGDGQHFSAVIVSPAFAGKRLIQRHQIVYAALGDRMREEIHALSMKTLTPEEFQ
- the murA gene encoding UDP-N-acetylglucosamine 1-carboxyvinyltransferase, with the protein product MDKLLITGGYRLNGEINISGAKNAALPILCAGLLTADDVVLHNVPALQDVATMLKLLRQMGLSVTQEDGVVTLNGGAISSLEAPYEMVKTMRASILVLGPLLARFGEAKVSLPGGCAIGSRPVDQHIKGLQAMGAEITIEAGYIHAKAKRLKGTRVVTDMITVTGTENLLMAATLAEGETVLENAAREPEVTDLAHLLVAMGAKIEGIGSDRLVIQGVERLHGATHAVIADRIETATFLCAVAATGGDVILKNTRSDILDVAIDKLREAGVILTTGPDWIRAQMGARPKAVSFRTTEYPGFPTDMQAQFMALDCIAQGASRVTETIFENRFMHVQEMNRLGAHIEIDGHTAIVTGVDKLVGAPVMATDLRASASLVIAGMAAEGETLIDRIYHLDRGYDRMEVKLSGVGAHIQRVK